Proteins encoded in a region of the Niveispirillum cyanobacteriorum genome:
- a CDS encoding HpcH/HpaI aldolase/citrate lyase family protein: MAERSLLFVPGARADRFAKALGAGADITCIDLEDSVPPEGKDAARAAAIAFIAEQGSPDHLWLRLNPVRSVAGLADLLAVLSMQRAPAALMLPKLTDPADLTLVDEVLGSQAVGLVPLIETAAGLRNAAAIATARRVHALLFGAVDLSAELGCALEWEPLLHARSALVAAAAEGGVGLFDVPSIDVTDTEGLRSSTARAKALGFTGRACIHPIQVAVVNEVFTPIAAEIARAHRVVDAFEQAGGGVALLDGKLIEIPVVRAARRVLAAAAG; this comes from the coding sequence ATGGCAGAGCGGTCATTGTTGTTCGTGCCGGGCGCGCGGGCCGACCGGTTCGCAAAGGCGCTGGGCGCCGGGGCGGACATCACCTGCATTGATCTGGAAGATTCCGTCCCGCCGGAGGGCAAGGATGCGGCGCGCGCCGCCGCAATCGCCTTCATCGCGGAACAGGGAAGCCCGGATCACCTTTGGCTGCGCCTCAATCCGGTGCGCAGTGTGGCGGGTCTGGCCGACCTTCTGGCCGTGCTGTCGATGCAGAGAGCGCCGGCGGCCCTGATGCTGCCCAAGCTGACGGACCCCGCCGACCTGACGCTGGTGGATGAGGTGCTGGGCAGCCAGGCGGTAGGGCTGGTGCCCCTGATCGAGACGGCAGCGGGCCTTCGCAATGCTGCTGCCATCGCCACTGCCAGGCGGGTGCACGCGCTGTTGTTCGGGGCGGTGGATTTGTCGGCGGAACTGGGCTGTGCGCTGGAATGGGAACCGCTGCTGCATGCGCGTTCCGCCCTGGTCGCGGCCGCAGCGGAGGGTGGGGTCGGCCTGTTCGACGTGCCCTCCATCGATGTGACGGATACAGAGGGTTTGCGCAGCTCCACCGCGCGGGCGAAGGCGTTGGGCTTCACGGGCCGGGCCTGCATCCATCCCATCCAGGTGGCGGTAGTGAACGAGGTTTTCACGCCCATAGCGGCGGAGATCGCCCGCGCCCACCGCGTGGTGGACGCCTTTGAACAAGCCGGCGGTGGCGTGGCCCTGCTGGATGGCAAGTTGATCGAGATACCCGTGGTGCGGGCAGCGCGGCGCGTGCTGGCCGCCGCCGCCGGATGA
- a CDS encoding alpha/beta hydrolase, with amino-acid sequence MRARMVLSTLSLLLTVSASAGEPVKAEVGSGWSQEDKLPKLPVPFPGGVVALPDLTYATIPGYRPLKLDIYRKEGAKDRPLLVYIHGGGWAMGNSRGLAAFADFPAVLADLAARGYAVAAVNYRLKSEATFPAQSQDVDAAVRWLRANAATYGIDPTRVGVFGDSAGGHLAAMAAVDCDRSAPVEKGDCVQAAVPWYGIYDFTVTDKPRPPADFKPIYDFLGCKDAADCVDEIKAVGPINYVDAKTPPFLLLHGELDAAVPVIQAQVMLDKLKSVGASARMVVYPGVNHGWMAKDRELMRSTHVKALQDTLDFFNAVLKP; translated from the coding sequence ATGCGCGCACGAATGGTGCTGTCCACGCTTTCTCTGCTGCTGACCGTTTCCGCATCGGCCGGAGAACCGGTGAAGGCGGAGGTGGGCAGCGGATGGAGCCAGGAGGATAAGCTGCCCAAGCTGCCGGTCCCCTTCCCCGGCGGCGTTGTGGCCCTGCCCGACCTGACCTATGCGACGATCCCCGGCTATCGTCCGCTGAAGCTGGATATCTACCGCAAGGAAGGTGCGAAGGACCGCCCGCTGCTGGTCTATATCCATGGCGGCGGCTGGGCCATGGGCAATTCGCGCGGTCTGGCGGCCTTTGCCGATTTCCCCGCCGTGCTGGCCGATCTGGCGGCTCGCGGCTATGCCGTGGCTGCGGTGAATTACCGGCTGAAATCGGAAGCCACCTTCCCGGCGCAAAGCCAGGATGTGGATGCCGCCGTCCGCTGGCTGCGCGCCAATGCCGCCACCTATGGCATTGATCCAACCCGCGTGGGCGTGTTCGGCGACAGTGCCGGCGGTCATCTGGCGGCCATGGCGGCGGTCGATTGCGACCGGTCCGCGCCCGTGGAAAAGGGCGATTGCGTGCAGGCCGCCGTGCCCTGGTACGGCATCTATGACTTCACCGTCACCGACAAGCCGCGCCCGCCGGCGGATTTCAAGCCGATCTATGATTTCCTGGGCTGCAAAGATGCCGCCGACTGTGTGGACGAGATCAAGGCCGTCGGCCCCATCAACTATGTCGACGCCAAAACCCCGCCCTTCCTGCTGCTGCATGGCGAACTGGACGCCGCGGTGCCGGTGATCCAGGCGCAGGTCATGCTGGACAAGCTCAAATCCGTAGGCGCATCGGCGCGCATGGTGGTCTATCCCGGCGTCAACCATGGCTGGATGGCGAAGGACCGGGAGTTGATGCGCAGCACGCATGTGAAGGCGCTGCAGGACACGCTCGACTTCTTCAACGCCGTGCTGAAGCCCTGA
- a CDS encoding FAD-dependent monooxygenase — translation MSKARITIVGGGIGGFTAAIALLRQGFAVTLLEAAPAFAEVGAGVTLSPNAMKGYVHLGLAERIAAAGVEPARQRIQHWQDGRLLRSIDRSDMRARYGAPYVYIHRADLHAILVDAAETAGGRLLTDAGVVAVEGTTAVLHDGRRVESDLIIGADGLKSVVRRLFEPAAPHFTGHVAWRALAPVEGALKDLVEWPGMHIGPNRMVVRYPVRGARIVNMVFFARQDGWTQDGWTIPAERSDLEATFAGWAPEVQAMIAAVPEGRIYKWAINARRPLDSWIIDDKVALLGDAAHAMTPFMGQGAACAIEDAIVLSRALGDSASTGEALRRYVAARHERATFIQLESNANADRMQAANTELFGMEGLRNEDTLGLLNYDCRTVPV, via the coding sequence ATGAGCAAAGCGAGAATAACGATCGTCGGTGGCGGTATCGGCGGGTTCACGGCGGCCATCGCGCTGTTGCGCCAGGGCTTCGCCGTCACGCTGCTGGAAGCCGCCCCCGCCTTTGCCGAGGTCGGCGCCGGTGTGACCCTGTCGCCCAACGCCATGAAGGGATATGTGCATCTGGGCCTGGCGGAGCGGATTGCCGCCGCCGGTGTTGAACCCGCTCGTCAGCGTATCCAGCATTGGCAGGATGGCCGCCTGCTGCGGTCCATCGACCGTTCCGACATGCGCGCCCGTTATGGCGCGCCCTATGTCTATATCCACCGTGCCGACCTGCACGCCATCCTGGTGGATGCGGCGGAGACTGCGGGGGGGCGGCTGCTGACCGATGCCGGCGTGGTCGCGGTGGAAGGCACCACGGCTGTCCTGCATGATGGCCGCCGGGTCGAGAGTGACCTGATCATCGGAGCTGATGGGTTGAAATCGGTGGTCCGCCGCCTGTTTGAACCTGCCGCCCCCCATTTCACGGGCCATGTCGCCTGGCGTGCGCTGGCTCCCGTCGAGGGGGCGCTGAAGGATCTGGTGGAATGGCCCGGCATGCATATCGGGCCGAACCGCATGGTCGTTCGCTATCCGGTCCGCGGGGCCAGGATCGTTAATATGGTGTTCTTCGCCCGTCAGGATGGCTGGACCCAGGATGGCTGGACCATTCCCGCCGAACGCTCCGACTTGGAGGCCACCTTTGCCGGCTGGGCGCCGGAGGTACAGGCCATGATCGCTGCGGTGCCGGAGGGTCGGATCTATAAATGGGCCATCAATGCCCGCCGCCCGCTGGATAGTTGGATCATTGATGACAAGGTGGCGCTGCTGGGCGACGCCGCCCATGCCATGACCCCTTTCATGGGCCAGGGCGCCGCCTGTGCCATTGAGGATGCGATCGTCCTGTCGCGCGCCCTGGGTGACAGCGCCAGCACCGGTGAGGCGCTTCGCCGCTATGTCGCCGCCCGGCATGAACGCGCCACCTTCATTCAGCTGGAATCCAACGCCAACGCCGATAGGATGCAGGCCGCCAATACCGAACTGTTCGGGATGGAGGGCTTGCGCAACGAGGATACGTTGGGCCTGCTGAACTACGATTGCCGCACTGTTCCCGTCTGA
- a CDS encoding NADP-dependent oxidoreductase, translating to MNKRIVLARPAGSSPVPDDFRLEEAAIPSPGPGQVLIRVDHVSLDPYIASTLRGRHMSGGVPVGGVIPGEAVGTVIESRGDGLAVGDRVICRAGWQQFTVADIAPAAVAQGPLSLAAQKITLPDGVSYTSLLGVLGMPGLTAWAGTVKMLKPIPGDTFVVSAATGPVGATAGQLAKRMGARVVGIAGGPEKCAFAVETLGFDACIDHRDADWVANLAAACPDSIDCYYDGVGGRILEGVLGQLAVGARIVLVGMMEQYKAPAPLPGPNLVPIIKFRATVEGLVVYDHWADLPNFRRRVAPLVRDGQVIVREERVAGLEAAPDALIRLMDGGNFGKMVLDL from the coding sequence ATGAACAAACGCATCGTTCTGGCCCGGCCCGCCGGCTCGTCACCCGTGCCCGATGATTTCCGCCTGGAAGAGGCAGCGATACCGTCGCCCGGCCCTGGTCAGGTGCTGATCCGGGTCGACCACGTATCGCTGGACCCGTACATCGCCAGTACCCTTCGTGGTCGCCACATGTCCGGCGGCGTGCCCGTGGGCGGTGTGATTCCCGGCGAGGCGGTGGGTACTGTTATTGAAAGCCGGGGTGACGGTCTGGCGGTGGGCGACCGGGTGATCTGCCGCGCCGGCTGGCAGCAATTCACCGTCGCCGACATCGCGCCGGCCGCTGTGGCCCAAGGCCCGCTTAGCCTGGCCGCGCAGAAGATCACGCTGCCGGACGGTGTCTCATACACGTCCCTGCTGGGTGTGCTGGGCATGCCCGGCCTGACCGCATGGGCTGGCACGGTCAAGATGCTGAAGCCCATTCCGGGTGACACGTTCGTGGTGTCCGCTGCCACCGGTCCGGTCGGCGCAACGGCGGGCCAGTTGGCCAAGCGCATGGGCGCCCGGGTCGTGGGCATCGCCGGCGGGCCGGAGAAATGCGCCTTCGCGGTGGAGACCTTGGGCTTTGACGCCTGCATCGACCATCGCGATGCGGATTGGGTCGCGAACTTGGCGGCGGCCTGCCCCGATAGCATCGATTGCTATTATGACGGCGTCGGCGGGCGCATTCTGGAGGGCGTGCTTGGCCAACTGGCCGTGGGCGCCCGCATCGTTCTGGTCGGCATGATGGAACAGTACAAGGCCCCGGCCCCACTACCCGGTCCCAATCTGGTTCCGATCATCAAGTTCCGCGCCACCGTTGAAGGCTTGGTCGTCTATGACCATTGGGCGGATCTGCCGAATTTCCGCCGCCGTGTGGCCCCGCTGGTCCGCGACGGTCAGGTGATCGTGCGCGAGGAACGCGTGGCCGGCCTGGAAGCTGCTCCCGATGCCCTGATCCGCCTGATGGATGGCGGCAATTTCGGCAAGATGGTTCTGGATCTGTGA
- a CDS encoding REDY-like protein HapK — translation MATRIIALFNLKPGIDRAAYEEWARTVDLPTVNALPSITEFAVFRSVVTLGSEAPPPYQYIEIIDIADMDQFGKDIAAEAMQKIAAQFQDMADVTFIVTDKLG, via the coding sequence ATGGCCACGCGCATCATCGCCCTGTTCAACCTGAAACCCGGCATCGACCGCGCAGCCTATGAGGAATGGGCCCGCACCGTGGACCTTCCCACCGTCAATGCATTGCCGTCGATTACGGAGTTCGCGGTGTTCCGCTCTGTGGTCACGCTGGGCAGCGAGGCCCCCCCGCCCTACCAGTATATTGAGATCATCGACATCGCCGACATGGACCAATTCGGCAAGGACATCGCCGCCGAGGCCATGCAGAAGATCGCGGCGCAGTTCCAGGATATGGCAGACGTCACCTTCATCGTGACCGACAAGCTGGGCTGA
- a CDS encoding polysaccharide deacetylase family protein, protein MPAPTDFTWPNGSKLALSIVVNVEEGAEHNIRDGDKGPEPVDELSVHVAKPIRIHGNESNYQYGIKAGAPRVVRLLKEYGVEATFTAASVALERAPDLAAEIVAQGHEICCHGHRWTHQYWMKEDRERQFIRDGWQSIERTTGKRPVGWLSRYLHTDATRRILAEEGYSYHMDDYSDDFPFWDHVPLSDGTTKPMVIMPYAIDSNDMKFWLAPALTPRDWQQYAIDSFDWLYREAQTEGARMMSLGLHLRIIGRPGRIGAFQGFLDHVKRHSDVWVTSRANIAAAFAAAVPPTAG, encoded by the coding sequence ATGCCTGCACCCACCGATTTCACCTGGCCCAACGGGTCGAAGCTGGCCCTGTCGATCGTCGTGAATGTCGAGGAAGGGGCAGAGCATAATATCCGGGACGGGGACAAGGGTCCTGAACCGGTGGATGAGTTGTCGGTGCATGTGGCCAAGCCCATCCGCATCCATGGCAATGAAAGCAATTACCAGTACGGCATCAAGGCCGGTGCACCCCGCGTCGTGCGCTTGCTGAAGGAATATGGGGTGGAGGCGACCTTCACCGCCGCCTCCGTCGCCCTTGAACGCGCACCGGATCTGGCGGCGGAGATTGTGGCGCAGGGGCATGAGATTTGCTGCCACGGCCATCGCTGGACGCATCAATACTGGATGAAGGAAGACCGGGAACGGCAATTCATCCGTGATGGCTGGCAATCCATCGAAAGGACGACGGGCAAGCGCCCCGTCGGCTGGCTGTCGCGCTACCTGCATACGGACGCCACCCGCCGCATCCTGGCGGAAGAGGGCTATTCCTATCACATGGATGATTATTCGGACGATTTCCCCTTCTGGGATCATGTCCCGCTGTCCGACGGCACGACCAAACCCATGGTCATCATGCCCTATGCCATCGACAGCAACGATATGAAGTTCTGGTTGGCCCCGGCCCTGACGCCCCGCGACTGGCAGCAATATGCCATCGACAGCTTCGACTGGCTGTATCGGGAGGCACAAACCGAAGGGGCCAGGATGATGAGCCTCGGCCTGCATCTGCGCATCATTGGCCGTCCGGGGCGCATCGGCGCCTTTCAGGGCTTCCTGGATCATGTGAAGCGCCATTCCGATGTCTGGGTGACCAGCCGCGCCAACATCGCGGCGGCCTTTGCCGCAGCGGTACCGCCGACGGCTGGCTGA
- a CDS encoding DUF3089 domain-containing protein has translation MKRVLSCLLSLGLLAGTAMAADPPPAFESQTPPPPPDYGRAATWAATAWAPGASGALPGNVGKLATAPDVDVFYIHPTTDRSVTRWNQDPADKAVNDWTDASVIARQAAVFNTCCRIFAPRYRQATRLGFSNMAGDGQKAFDLAYSDVLRAFDLYLKRDNAGRPFILAGHSQGASHLMRLLKDRIDGSPLKDRMVVAYVIGVNLSEGDFPRTYKTLSICAKPADTGCVIAWNAVTPDTDLALMGKANAQRFVSLYGDVPGKEPVCVNPLTFDRDQPVAAKDLNKGAAPGDPGEGPVKALVAKSVAAHCDKGFLVVDADPALGLKPLPGGIMHYHDYGLFYADIQTNVRVRIDAFVKR, from the coding sequence ATGAAGCGCGTCCTGTCCTGTCTTCTGTCGCTGGGGCTTCTGGCCGGCACCGCCATGGCAGCGGACCCGCCGCCCGCCTTTGAAAGCCAGACGCCCCCCCCGCCCCCCGATTATGGCCGCGCCGCAACCTGGGCCGCCACCGCCTGGGCACCCGGCGCCAGCGGGGCCCTGCCCGGCAATGTCGGCAAACTGGCGACGGCACCGGATGTGGATGTCTTCTACATTCACCCGACCACTGACCGGTCGGTGACGCGCTGGAACCAGGACCCGGCGGACAAGGCTGTCAATGACTGGACCGATGCAAGCGTCATCGCGCGGCAAGCCGCCGTTTTCAACACCTGCTGCCGCATCTTCGCCCCCCGCTACCGGCAAGCCACGCGTTTGGGCTTCAGCAACATGGCGGGCGACGGGCAGAAGGCGTTCGATCTTGCCTATAGCGACGTGTTGCGTGCCTTCGACCTGTATCTGAAGCGCGACAATGCGGGCAGGCCCTTCATCCTGGCAGGGCACAGCCAGGGGGCTTCCCACCTGATGCGGCTGCTGAAGGATCGTATCGACGGATCGCCGCTGAAGGACCGGATGGTCGTTGCCTATGTCATCGGCGTGAACCTGTCGGAAGGCGACTTCCCCCGCACCTACAAAACCCTGTCGATCTGTGCCAAACCGGCGGACACCGGCTGCGTCATCGCCTGGAACGCCGTCACTCCGGACACCGATCTGGCCCTGATGGGCAAGGCCAACGCCCAGCGGTTCGTGTCACTTTATGGTGACGTACCGGGCAAGGAACCGGTCTGCGTCAATCCCCTGACCTTTGACCGGGACCAGCCCGTAGCGGCAAAGGATCTGAACAAGGGTGCAGCCCCCGGCGATCCGGGCGAGGGGCCGGTCAAGGCGCTGGTGGCGAAGTCGGTGGCCGCGCACTGCGATAAGGGCTTCCTTGTCGTCGATGCCGATCCGGCGCTAGGGCTGAAACCCTTGCCGGGCGGAATCATGCATTACCATGATTACGGCCTGTTCTATGCCGACATCCAGACGAATGTACGGGTACGGATCGACGCGTTCGTGAAGCGTTAA
- a CDS encoding YciI family protein, translating to MNVVPPTVPRIDSPTFLVLAYDIADSAKALALRDEHMEGHLGHMEANWTRYVSAGPMRTDDGKGYLGSMFLLKAANRADVDALMIGDPYFRSGLYDRVEVVPAVVAIGTAIGGRIWAGADQLKGAPATVVSKG from the coding sequence ATGAACGTTGTTCCCCCCACCGTCCCGCGTATCGACAGCCCGACCTTCCTGGTTTTGGCCTATGACATCGCCGACAGCGCCAAGGCCCTGGCCCTGCGCGATGAACACATGGAAGGGCATCTGGGCCATATGGAGGCCAACTGGACCCGCTATGTCAGCGCTGGGCCGATGCGGACCGATGATGGCAAGGGCTATCTCGGTTCCATGTTCCTGTTGAAGGCCGCCAACCGTGCCGACGTGGACGCGCTGATGATCGGCGATCCCTATTTCCGCAGCGGGCTTTATGACCGGGTGGAGGTGGTGCCAGCGGTTGTCGCTATTGGCACCGCCATCGGCGGTCGCATCTGGGCCGGTGCGGATCAGTTGAAGGGCGCGCCGGCAACGGTTGTGTCCAAAGGCTGA
- a CDS encoding aldehyde dehydrogenase family protein — protein sequence MSRKALPFDGLPVSTATRAFLAERHGLLIDGQWCPALSGATLDTYDPATEMHLATVASGGAEDVDAAVQAATRAFHGPWSQLKARQRAALLVRLARLLERDAALFTELEILDNGMPRFIAGLTVSNCVEMFDYYASAILRIEGVTTTPPPHVTADAEALTYTLREPVGVVGLIVPWNVPVSTLTLKLAPALASGCTVVVKPAEETPLSALALARLIQEAGFPDGVVNIVNGPGETAGAALSAHLLVDKISFTGSTEVGRKIVQAASGNLKKVCLELGGKSPVVVMPDADLELAGPGVSMATFFLQGQNCMAGTRIFAHASIHDELVARMKAFTGFFTLGHGLDAGNNFGPLISGPHASRVLAHVDRALAQGATLVTGGAKLDRPGHFVPPTILTDVRPDMDIFRDEVFGPVMAVHRFETEDVEEIAAMANDSVYGLSGSVWTRSLSTAHKLVSRIRSGQVSINCHGAIATNIPFGGYKQSGWGREFGREGLDAYLETKAVTARL from the coding sequence ATGTCCCGTAAAGCCCTGCCGTTCGACGGCCTTCCCGTTTCTACCGCCACGCGGGCCTTTCTGGCCGAACGGCATGGGCTGTTGATCGACGGGCAATGGTGTCCCGCCTTGTCTGGCGCCACACTGGACACCTATGACCCGGCAACCGAAATGCATCTGGCGACAGTGGCATCGGGTGGGGCCGAGGATGTGGATGCGGCAGTGCAAGCTGCGACCAGGGCCTTTCACGGCCCCTGGTCGCAGTTGAAGGCCCGTCAACGCGCCGCGCTTCTGGTCCGGTTGGCCCGGCTGCTGGAACGCGATGCGGCATTGTTTACGGAGTTGGAGATCCTGGATAATGGCATGCCGCGCTTCATCGCCGGCCTGACCGTGTCCAACTGTGTGGAGATGTTCGACTATTACGCCAGCGCCATCCTGCGCATCGAAGGCGTAACCACCACGCCCCCGCCGCATGTGACGGCGGATGCGGAAGCGTTGACCTACACCCTACGGGAACCGGTGGGTGTGGTCGGGCTGATCGTCCCGTGGAACGTGCCCGTTTCGACCCTGACCTTGAAGCTGGCGCCCGCCCTGGCGTCGGGCTGTACCGTGGTGGTGAAGCCGGCGGAGGAGACGCCCTTGTCGGCCCTGGCGCTCGCCCGGTTGATCCAGGAGGCCGGCTTCCCCGACGGTGTGGTCAATATCGTCAATGGCCCCGGAGAGACGGCGGGAGCGGCGCTGTCCGCCCATCTGCTGGTCGACAAGATCAGCTTCACCGGCTCTACCGAGGTGGGGCGCAAGATCGTGCAGGCAGCATCCGGCAACCTGAAAAAAGTCTGCCTGGAGCTGGGCGGCAAGTCGCCTGTGGTGGTGATGCCGGATGCCGACCTGGAACTGGCCGGTCCCGGCGTGTCTATGGCGACCTTCTTCTTGCAGGGCCAGAACTGCATGGCCGGCACCCGGATATTCGCCCATGCGTCCATTCATGATGAGCTGGTGGCGCGGATGAAGGCTTTCACGGGCTTCTTCACGCTGGGTCACGGGTTGGATGCCGGCAATAATTTCGGCCCTTTGATCAGCGGGCCGCATGCGTCGCGTGTCCTTGCCCATGTGGACCGGGCGCTGGCGCAGGGGGCGACCCTGGTGACGGGTGGTGCTAAACTGGACCGCCCCGGCCATTTCGTACCCCCCACCATCCTGACGGATGTCCGGCCCGACATGGATATCTTCCGCGACGAAGTGTTCGGGCCCGTTATGGCGGTCCATCGGTTTGAGACCGAGGATGTGGAAGAGATCGCTGCCATGGCTAATGACAGCGTCTATGGCCTGTCAGGCAGTGTCTGGACCCGCAGCCTGTCCACCGCGCACAAGCTGGTCTCGCGCATCCGGTCGGGTCAGGTGTCGATCAATTGCCATGGCGCCATCGCCACGAACATCCCGTTCGGCGGCTACAAACAGTCGGGCTGGGGCCGGGAATTCGGGCGTGAAGGTCTGGATGCGTATCTGGAGACGAAGGCAGTGACGGCGCGGCTGTAA
- a CDS encoding SDR family NAD(P)-dependent oxidoreductase, which yields MADTKRFAGKVAVVTGSGRRKGLGEAIARRLAAEGASVVLSDIGKSADAATPDSMIGGLSEMQALAADIAADTGSRVETFTCDVRNLAQMRAMAAFAVENLGSLDFWVNNAGIGYIMKPLLDLEAAEWQAVIDVNLTGCFNGIKAAAEVMVPTGKGGRIVNIASQAAKSGFPFAAGYCASKHGLVGLVRSTAIELGSHGITVNNVCPNHVTTGLGAWQNEYFSQKLGLSLEHYLQAMKNRIPMGRPGLPDDTAGAVAFLCSDDARYITAESMNVSGGEEPH from the coding sequence ATGGCGGACACAAAACGTTTCGCGGGCAAGGTCGCGGTCGTCACCGGCTCGGGCCGGCGCAAGGGGCTGGGCGAGGCCATCGCCCGCCGTCTGGCCGCCGAGGGTGCCTCCGTCGTGCTGTCCGATATCGGCAAATCCGCCGATGCGGCCACGCCCGACAGCATGATCGGCGGTCTGTCGGAGATGCAGGCCCTGGCGGCGGATATTGCCGCTGATACGGGTTCGCGGGTGGAGACCTTCACCTGTGATGTGCGCAATCTGGCGCAGATGCGCGCCATGGCGGCCTTTGCCGTGGAGAATCTGGGTAGCCTGGATTTCTGGGTCAACAATGCCGGTATCGGCTACATCATGAAGCCGCTTCTGGATCTGGAAGCGGCCGAATGGCAAGCCGTGATCGACGTCAACCTGACCGGCTGCTTCAACGGCATCAAGGCGGCGGCGGAAGTGATGGTCCCAACCGGCAAGGGGGGGCGTATCGTCAATATCGCCAGCCAGGCCGCCAAGTCCGGCTTCCCCTTCGCCGCCGGCTATTGCGCGTCAAAGCATGGTCTGGTCGGGCTGGTCCGGTCCACGGCGATTGAGCTGGGGTCGCACGGCATCACCGTCAACAATGTCTGCCCCAACCATGTGACCACCGGCCTGGGCGCCTGGCAGAACGAGTATTTCAGCCAGAAGCTGGGCCTGTCGCTGGAGCACTATCTCCAGGCCATGAAGAACCGCATCCCGATGGGTCGCCCCGGTCTGCCCGACGATACGGCGGGTGCGGTTGCGTTCCTGTGTTCCGACGATGCCCGTTACATCACCGCCGAAAGCATGAATGTGTCCGGCGGCGAGGAACCGCATTGA
- a CDS encoding helix-turn-helix domain-containing protein, translated as MDKIKPVRAMLRVLDVLQVLNSRNGVTVTDVANAIDLPRTTAYRVLETLCSAGYAVRDGSDDRYRLTVLVRGLSDGYDDEAWIGEVAQPLLGELGRKLVWPVSISTNQGNGMLVRHTTDKHSPLALERYNAGVRLPLLNSASGRTYLAFSPAPQRAALLDIALGSGAEMDGAGRQRDMIEKMLGSIRKAGYAISIRQYRGESTAAVPLYAGSALLGCVGMRFMDKAVTEAVFASRYLPDLKEAAREIGEAYLDWKAGSPQEPMEQMPTRRWDWTLERRVEH; from the coding sequence ATGGACAAGATCAAACCTGTTCGGGCGATGCTGCGTGTGCTGGACGTTCTGCAGGTCCTGAACAGCCGCAATGGCGTGACGGTAACGGACGTGGCCAACGCCATCGATCTGCCCCGCACCACCGCCTACCGCGTGCTGGAAACGCTCTGTTCCGCCGGCTACGCCGTGCGAGACGGATCGGACGACCGCTATCGCCTGACCGTGCTGGTGCGCGGCCTGTCCGATGGCTATGACGACGAGGCCTGGATCGGCGAGGTGGCGCAGCCGCTGCTGGGCGAACTGGGCCGCAAGCTGGTCTGGCCCGTGTCGATCAGCACGAACCAAGGCAATGGCATGCTGGTCCGGCATACGACCGATAAGCACAGCCCCCTGGCCCTTGAACGCTATAATGCCGGTGTACGCCTGCCGCTGCTGAACAGCGCATCGGGCCGCACCTACCTGGCCTTCAGCCCCGCGCCGCAGCGGGCAGCCCTGTTGGATATCGCGCTGGGGTCCGGGGCGGAGATGGACGGTGCGGGCCGGCAGCGTGACATGATCGAGAAGATGCTGGGCAGCATCCGCAAGGCCGGATACGCCATCAGCATTCGTCAATATCGGGGCGAGTCCACTGCCGCGGTTCCGCTTTATGCGGGGTCGGCCTTGCTGGGCTGTGTCGGTATGCGCTTCATGGACAAGGCCGTGACGGAGGCCGTCTTTGCCAGCCGCTACCTGCCCGACCTGAAAGAGGCCGCGCGTGAGATCGGCGAGGCCTATCTGGACTGGAAGGCCGGCAGCCCGCAGGAACCGATGGAACAGATGCCTACCCGCCGCTGGGACTGGACCCTGGAACGCCGCGTCGAGCATTGA